The following are encoded in a window of Wolbachia endosymbiont (group B) of Hofmannophila pseudospretella genomic DNA:
- a CDS encoding glycosyltransferase, protein MKILKVIHGYPPYYSAGSEVYSQTLAHELANNNEVQIFTRHENSFLPDFHYTIALDCSDSRILLNLINIPTTKYRYKFINEEVNIKFKRIIDNFQPDLIHFGHLNHLSITLPEVAFKENIPTIFTLHDFWLMCPRGRFIQRNSEDLLRLCDGQKDQKCATQCYKGHFTGDEEFLNSDLNYWEQWVATRMKQTKKVVDYIDYFIAPSKFLMDKFTQDFNVPINKISYLDYGFDLNRLKNRNRVQEKGFIFGYIGTHTPEKGVDLLLKAFSRLSSKAKLRIWGAAREETKTLKAIADQFPHAVKERIEWMGSYNNKNIVTDVFNKVDAIVVPSIWGENSPLVIHEAQQLSVPVITADYGGMAEYVRDGINGLLFKHRDTNSLSEKMQVLSTDQELYSELTQRGYLYTKNGNVPSISEHTEKLNKIYRNVIENKGKSVATKPGPWRITFDTNPDYCNFACVMCECFSPYSKVKEEKKAKGIKPKIMSIETIRKVIKEADGTPLREIIPSTMGEPLMYKSFDEIINLCHEFGLKLNLTTNGSFPIKGARKWAELLVPILSDVKISWNGATKETHERIMKGSKWEVVTENLKTFLEVRDKYFSDTGERCTVTLQLTFLESNLHELYDIVEMAIKNGIDRVKGHHLWAHFKEIKDLSMRRDELAISRWNTEVGRLYELRDNMLLPNGKKIKLENFTILSQEGIKDLAPGGQCPFLGKEAWINNEGKFSPCCAPDELRKTLGDFGNVNEVKLEEIWQSSEYLNLQKNYLNYELCKTCNMRKPLVN, encoded by the coding sequence ATGAAAATATTAAAAGTTATTCATGGTTACCCTCCTTATTATAGCGCTGGTTCGGAGGTTTACAGCCAAACTCTTGCCCATGAACTAGCCAATAATAATGAGGTACAAATATTTACTAGGCATGAAAACAGCTTCTTACCTGATTTCCATTATACTATAGCTCTGGACTGTAGTGATTCCCGGATCTTACTGAATTTAATTAATATACCTACAACTAAATATCGTTACAAATTTATCAATGAAGAAGTAAATATAAAATTTAAAAGAATAATAGATAACTTTCAACCAGATCTTATACATTTTGGTCATCTTAATCATCTATCAATTACTTTACCAGAAGTTGCTTTTAAAGAAAATATACCTACAATTTTTACGCTACATGATTTTTGGTTAATGTGTCCAAGAGGAAGATTTATTCAACGTAATTCTGAAGATTTGTTACGGCTTTGTGATGGACAGAAGGATCAAAAATGTGCAACCCAATGTTACAAGGGGCATTTTACAGGAGATGAAGAATTCTTGAATTCAGACTTAAATTATTGGGAACAATGGGTTGCAACTAGAATGAAGCAAACAAAGAAAGTAGTGGACTATATAGATTACTTCATTGCTCCGTCAAAATTCTTAATGGATAAATTTACTCAAGACTTTAATGTTCCGATAAACAAAATTTCTTATCTTGATTATGGTTTTGATCTAAATCGTCTTAAGAATAGAAATAGGGTGCAAGAAAAAGGGTTTATTTTCGGTTATATAGGTACTCATACTCCCGAGAAAGGTGTTGACCTATTATTGAAGGCTTTTTCTCGCTTATCATCTAAAGCAAAACTTAGAATTTGGGGAGCGGCAAGGGAAGAAACTAAAACTTTAAAAGCGATTGCCGATCAGTTTCCACATGCTGTTAAAGAAAGGATAGAATGGATGGGAAGTTATAACAATAAAAATATAGTTACTGATGTATTTAATAAAGTTGATGCGATAGTTGTTCCTTCAATTTGGGGTGAAAATTCACCATTAGTAATACATGAAGCACAGCAACTGAGTGTACCAGTAATAACGGCTGATTATGGTGGCATGGCAGAATATGTAAGAGATGGAATAAACGGACTATTATTTAAGCATAGAGATACAAATAGTTTGTCAGAAAAAATGCAAGTCCTATCTACAGACCAGGAATTATACAGTGAACTGACCCAAAGAGGCTATCTTTATACTAAAAATGGTAATGTACCTTCTATAAGTGAGCATACTGAGAAACTTAACAAAATTTACCGTAATGTTATTGAAAATAAAGGCAAATCAGTGGCTACAAAACCTGGTCCTTGGAGAATTACTTTTGATACTAATCCAGATTACTGCAACTTTGCTTGTGTAATGTGTGAATGCTTTTCACCATATAGTAAAGTTAAAGAGGAGAAGAAAGCTAAAGGGATAAAACCCAAGATAATGTCAATAGAAACTATCAGGAAGGTAATTAAGGAAGCAGATGGAACACCTTTAAGGGAAATCATTCCTTCTACTATGGGTGAGCCTTTAATGTATAAAAGCTTTGATGAAATAATCAATTTGTGCCATGAGTTCGGCCTGAAGCTTAACCTCACGACCAATGGTTCTTTTCCTATTAAAGGAGCTAGAAAATGGGCTGAACTATTGGTACCAATTTTATCTGATGTTAAGATTTCCTGGAATGGGGCAACTAAAGAAACTCATGAAAGAATCATGAAAGGTTCAAAATGGGAAGTAGTGACAGAAAATTTAAAAACTTTCCTTGAAGTTAGAGATAAATACTTTAGCGATACAGGTGAAAGGTGTACCGTTACTTTACAATTAACATTTTTAGAAAGTAATTTACATGAACTTTACGACATAGTTGAGATGGCTATAAAAAATGGCATAGATAGAGTTAAAGGACATCATCTTTGGGCACATTTTAAGGAAATTAAGGATCTATCTATGAGGAGAGATGAATTAGCAATTAGTAGATGGAATACGGAGGTGGGAAGGTTATATGAACTTAGGGATAATATGCTATTGCCAAATGGTAAAAAGATAAAATTAGAAAATTTTACGATCCTTTCTCAAGAGGGTATCAAGGATTTGGCTCCAGGTGGTCAGTGCCCATTTTTAGGTAAAGAAGCATGGATAAACAATGAAGGCAAGTTTAGTCCCTGCTGTGCTCCAGATGAACTACGCAAAACATTAGGAGATTTTGGCAATGTTAATGAAGTTAAACTGGAGGAAATATGGCAAAGTAGCGAGTACCTAAACTTACAAAAGAATTATTTAAACTATGAATTATGCAAAACATGCAACATGAGAAAACCATTAGTCAATTAA
- a CDS encoding WG repeat-containing protein: MQNMQHEKTISQLMKDSKYLKSIRVSPCERFHQLSENPLYKNRFIRVDKFHEPGLAPVYDETGAYHIDAMGEAIYRDRFLKTFGFYCNRAAVEDDTGYYHIDPSGCRVYKHSYQWIGNYQEDICVIRKHDKFFHIDLNGNRVYEQEYNYVGDFKDGIAVVHKDGKATHINNHGKLVHNKWYKKLNVFHKGFAIAEDKHGWFHIDINGNPVYRQRFKMVEAFYNGMAKVETFEGVLGQIDITGNVKFSIFDLDKESQVHKISAELSAFWKTYLANVAIELDLLNILPATMPVLSQKLNIIVPNLERLLRALWEIGFIDYDKNKDLWQLSSKGKCFKEIPFLPKAAAMWARVAAEKNWLKIADILRQESISSFESFKEKETSEDRKIAFYQALLGYSRFDTKEFNSRVNIDGAKNILLFGVHSLFLAYSDIHNKGSIGLYYYNEHKVPRQAVEDLKIKLITQEELSATNYELGVFCRFLQHYDDNKVLSYLKLVKNKGIPRVLVIETILDYYSPVGGSVDINVMVETGGKLRTLSDWKRILKQVKGLKIFSIVPLTDYLSVIDIRC; the protein is encoded by the coding sequence ATGCAAAACATGCAACATGAGAAAACCATTAGTCAATTAATGAAAGATAGTAAGTACCTTAAATCTATTAGGGTTTCCCCCTGTGAAAGGTTTCACCAATTGTCAGAAAATCCTTTGTACAAAAATAGATTTATTAGAGTTGATAAATTTCACGAGCCTGGCCTTGCACCAGTTTATGATGAGACAGGCGCTTATCACATCGATGCAATGGGAGAAGCAATTTATCGCGACAGATTTTTAAAAACTTTTGGATTTTACTGCAATAGAGCAGCCGTAGAAGATGACACAGGGTATTACCATATTGATCCATCTGGATGTAGAGTATACAAACATTCGTATCAATGGATTGGAAATTACCAAGAAGATATTTGTGTGATTAGAAAGCATGATAAGTTTTTTCATATTGATTTGAACGGCAATAGAGTTTATGAGCAAGAATACAATTATGTTGGGGATTTTAAGGATGGTATCGCTGTAGTCCATAAAGATGGTAAAGCTACACATATTAATAATCATGGAAAGTTAGTACATAATAAATGGTATAAAAAGCTTAATGTTTTTCATAAAGGATTTGCTATTGCAGAAGATAAGCATGGCTGGTTTCATATAGATATTAATGGCAATCCTGTTTACCGGCAAAGATTTAAAATGGTAGAAGCATTCTATAATGGCATGGCAAAAGTTGAAACTTTTGAAGGTGTATTAGGACAGATCGATATTACCGGAAACGTAAAGTTTAGTATTTTTGATTTAGATAAAGAATCTCAAGTGCATAAGATTTCTGCAGAACTTTCAGCCTTTTGGAAAACTTACCTCGCAAATGTTGCTATTGAACTTGATTTGTTAAATATCTTACCTGCAACTATGCCAGTTTTATCTCAAAAGTTAAATATTATCGTTCCAAATCTAGAAAGGCTGTTAAGGGCGTTGTGGGAAATAGGGTTTATTGATTACGATAAGAACAAGGACTTATGGCAACTATCATCAAAAGGTAAGTGTTTTAAGGAAATACCATTTTTGCCTAAAGCAGCAGCAATGTGGGCAAGGGTTGCCGCTGAAAAGAATTGGTTAAAAATTGCCGATATATTAAGGCAGGAGTCAATATCTTCATTTGAATCTTTTAAGGAGAAAGAAACATCAGAAGACAGGAAAATAGCGTTTTACCAAGCATTGCTAGGATATTCCAGGTTTGACACTAAAGAGTTTAATTCTAGGGTTAATATAGATGGTGCTAAAAATATATTGCTATTTGGCGTACACTCTTTATTTCTTGCTTATTCTGATATACACAATAAAGGTTCTATAGGCTTATATTATTACAACGAACATAAAGTGCCTAGGCAGGCAGTAGAAGATTTAAAAATTAAACTCATAACTCAAGAAGAATTATCAGCTACAAATTATGAATTAGGTGTCTTTTGCCGCTTTCTGCAGCATTATGATGATAATAAGGTATTGTCTTATTTAAAATTGGTAAAAAATAAAGGAATACCACGCGTTTTAGTGATAGAAACTATCCTAGATTACTACTCCCCAGTGGGAGGTTCTGTAGATATTAATGTAATGGTTGAAACAGGGGGTAAACTAAGGACATTGAGCGATTGGAAAAGAATACTAAAACAAGTAAAAGGGCTTAAAATTTTTAGTATTGTACCTTTAACAGATTATTTATCAGTTATTGACATTAGGTGTTAA
- a CDS encoding sugar phosphate nucleotidyltransferase produces MDNTLIILAAGKSSRMNSQYSKTLHLVGNFTLLEHIIHNAKPLSLKSLSIVINKPFLKELERFSTLKDIIDKYNIKLIIQENITGTGTAVKIALESLERLSDQDIVLIQYGDTPFISSDTVMRMTDCLKCNNKNLVLLGFNSQDKQYGRLVIDDNDNVQKVLKSEDEILLANSGIMVSYAKDLYTLIKEVKFNDSTNECCLNDIIPIAASNNLRAGYVVADEKEAMGVNNKEDLVKAERYFQANRRRQPTLLS; encoded by the coding sequence ATGGATAACACGTTGATAATATTAGCAGCAGGAAAAAGCAGTAGAATGAATTCACAGTACTCAAAAACACTACACCTAGTAGGAAATTTTACTCTTTTAGAGCATATAATTCACAATGCAAAACCGCTGAGTTTAAAAAGTCTATCAATTGTCATTAACAAGCCTTTTCTAAAGGAGTTAGAAAGATTTAGTACCTTAAAAGATATAATTGATAAATATAATATAAAATTGATAATTCAAGAAAATATTACAGGTACTGGCACTGCAGTTAAAATTGCCCTAGAAAGCCTGGAGCGGTTATCTGACCAAGACATAGTTTTAATACAGTACGGAGACACCCCGTTTATATCTAGTGATACAGTTATGAGAATGACTGATTGTTTAAAGTGTAATAATAAAAATTTAGTTCTTCTTGGATTTAATAGTCAAGATAAGCAATATGGAAGATTAGTAATTGATGATAATGACAATGTTCAAAAAGTCTTGAAAAGTGAAGATGAAATTCTTCTTGCAAACTCTGGAATAATGGTTTCATACGCTAAAGATCTTTATACCCTAATAAAAGAAGTAAAATTTAATGATTCGACCAACGAATGTTGTCTTAATGATATAATACCCATTGCAGCAAGCAATAACTTACGTGCAGGTTATGTAGTCGCTGACGAAAAGGAAGCAATGGGGGTAAATAACAAAGAGGATTTGGTCAAAGCAGAACGTTATTTTCAGGCAAATAGAAGAAGACAACCAACCCTTCTTTCATAA
- a CDS encoding NAD-dependent epimerase/dehydratase family protein: MGILITGAAGLIGSALVEKLEKQGYEVISCDIRFRDNPLSFFSEDIMPLLAKCTGVIHLAAISRVIHGELYPELCQKVNVDGTIQFLEFCKSLPNKPWFIYASSREVYGEQKELPVAESASINPINNYAKGKAFIEEQVINLKGSNFNVAILRFSNVYGGLLDHSSRVIPALCINALKGDPIRIEGKECVFDFTYLDDVIEGIYLTVKYLQNEKSSLPAIHLTTNSPCTLENLAKTILKVTESDSRIDFYPPRNFDVTKFHGDFTRAKELLGWSPKHSLKVGLGKFIKSLQNNTQEYPNNIDMVIYENIKSYSWLPSLL, translated from the coding sequence ATGGGAATATTAATAACAGGTGCTGCAGGTTTGATAGGATCGGCTTTAGTAGAAAAGTTAGAAAAGCAGGGTTATGAAGTAATAAGCTGCGATATTAGGTTTCGCGACAACCCACTCAGTTTTTTTTCAGAAGATATAATGCCGCTACTCGCTAAGTGTACGGGGGTTATTCATCTGGCTGCAATTTCTAGAGTTATACATGGTGAGCTTTATCCTGAATTGTGCCAAAAAGTTAATGTCGATGGTACAATCCAATTCTTAGAATTCTGCAAGTCGCTTCCGAATAAACCATGGTTTATATATGCAAGCAGTAGAGAAGTATATGGAGAACAAAAGGAACTACCAGTTGCAGAGTCTGCTAGTATCAACCCAATAAATAATTACGCCAAAGGTAAAGCATTTATTGAAGAACAAGTAATAAATTTAAAAGGTTCTAACTTTAATGTAGCAATATTACGCTTCTCAAATGTATATGGTGGTTTACTAGATCATAGTAGTAGAGTAATTCCTGCACTCTGTATCAATGCATTGAAAGGCGATCCAATTAGGATAGAAGGTAAAGAATGTGTTTTTGATTTTACCTATTTGGATGATGTTATAGAGGGTATATACTTAACTGTTAAATATTTACAAAACGAGAAATCTTCTCTTCCTGCTATTCATCTTACTACTAATAGCCCATGTACTTTAGAAAACTTAGCAAAAACAATATTAAAAGTCACGGAAAGTGATTCTAGAATTGATTTTTATCCTCCAAGAAATTTTGACGTAACTAAGTTCCATGGTGATTTTACTAGAGCTAAAGAGCTACTTGGTTGGTCTCCAAAGCATTCATTAAAAGTAGGATTAGGTAAATTTATAAAAAGTCTACAAAACAATACACAAGAATATCCTAACAATATAGATATGGTAATATATGAAAATATTAAAAGTTATTCATGGTTACCCTCCTTATTATAG